In Pararge aegeria chromosome 5, ilParAegt1.1, whole genome shotgun sequence, one DNA window encodes the following:
- the LOC120623808 gene encoding uncharacterized protein LOC120623808 isoform X1: MLVNKIVQLAVFVLAIVWDWRCNAATAAVKLCGRELSDFMSRVCHAYNSPSWDVPTVIEQPAAVVRRRRRTGIVDECCVFGCTWEQLSSYCAISAKSPLDSSEAHMIADRSAEAAVVSPAVVGKERVAGEAASTRREVGRSRSGYGRARARGRRCWCRRKRRSGRRRSSLMGNMGFIRSAARAAPVLGTVSPLLTWGRTLNTDLPSVEKDRYAYVAVYT; this comes from the exons ATGTTGGTGAATAAGATCGTGCAGTTGGCGGTTTTTGTGCTGGCGATAGTGTGGGACTGGCGTTGCAATGCTGCAACAGCCGCAGTCAAGCTGTGTGGCCGCGAGCTCAGCGACTTCATGAGCAGAGTGTGTCACGCTTATAACAGCCCATCCTGGGATGTACCTACAG TGATAGAGCAACCTGCAGCAGTTGTGCGGCGAAGAAGACGAACCGGGATCGTAGACGAGTGCTGCGTTTTCGGCTGCACGTGGGAACAGCTCAGCTCTTATTGTGCGATAAGTGCCAA ATCGCCATTAGACTCCAGTGAGGCGCACATGATCGCGGATCGGTCAGCGGAGGCGGCGGTGGTGTCGCCGGCCGTTGTGGGCAAGGAGCGGGTCGCGGGCGAGGCGGCGAGCACGCGGCGCGAGGTGGGACGCAGTCGCAGCGGGTACGGGCGCGCACGGGCAAGGGGCCGCCGTTGTTGGTGCCGGCGCAAAAGGCGCTCGGGCCGACGGCGATCCTCTCTCATGGGTAACATG gggTTCATAAGAAGTGCCGCACGCGCTGCGCCCGTCCTAGGCACAGTATCACCCCTGCTGACGTGGGGCAGGACTCTCAACACTGACCTGCCGTCGGTCGAAAAAGACAGATATGCATATGTCGCCGTCTACACGTAA
- the LOC120623808 gene encoding insulin-like growth factor isoform X2 produces MLVNKIVQLAVFVLAIVWDWRCNAATAAVKLCGRELSDFMSRVCHAYNSPSWDVPTVNVAVIEQPAAVVRRRRRTGIVDECCVFGCTWEQLSSYCAISAKSPLDSSEAHMIADRSAEAAVVSPAVVGKERVAGEAASTRREGFIRSAARAAPVLGTVSPLLTWGRTLNTDLPSVEKDRYAYVAVYT; encoded by the exons ATGTTGGTGAATAAGATCGTGCAGTTGGCGGTTTTTGTGCTGGCGATAGTGTGGGACTGGCGTTGCAATGCTGCAACAGCCGCAGTCAAGCTGTGTGGCCGCGAGCTCAGCGACTTCATGAGCAGAGTGTGTCACGCTTATAACAGCCCATCCTGGGATGTACCTACAG TTAATGTTGCAGTGATAGAGCAACCTGCAGCAGTTGTGCGGCGAAGAAGACGAACCGGGATCGTAGACGAGTGCTGCGTTTTCGGCTGCACGTGGGAACAGCTCAGCTCTTATTGTGCGATAAGTGCCAA ATCGCCATTAGACTCCAGTGAGGCGCACATGATCGCGGATCGGTCAGCGGAGGCGGCGGTGGTGTCGCCGGCCGTTGTGGGCAAGGAGCGGGTCGCGGGCGAGGCGGCGAGCACGCGGCGCGAG gggTTCATAAGAAGTGCCGCACGCGCTGCGCCCGTCCTAGGCACAGTATCACCCCTGCTGACGTGGGGCAGGACTCTCAACACTGACCTGCCGTCGGTCGAAAAAGACAGATATGCATATGTCGCCGTCTACACGTAA